The following are from one region of the Vitis riparia cultivar Riparia Gloire de Montpellier isolate 1030 chromosome 14, EGFV_Vit.rip_1.0, whole genome shotgun sequence genome:
- the LOC117930616 gene encoding UPF0481 protein At3g47200-like, which produces MRNIGEKEGGQPSRNNGETGPEPKQHRIDIVEINPRVKNWNRLVQKAKERIQSQSQWPRIPKVPQMLRGTQDFKKFYEPRVISLGPYHHGNPHLRPGEMIKPLCAQKFLADSNQDIDALYTKIESNIEAVKKCYDWSSTTEYDDEALAWMMLLDGCFLLQFIRRTDDMSKVLRAHQIGLVGLDLFLLENQLPFGVLKLIFEGTSLPVEETIKEFVTNTIRPDWSTSEIQLKEENKEPSHLLDLLRSALLGRYKKISKQELESQPEQEQEAENKGESSSSSRGRDGGFCCPWKKGKQQGNWPSFRHIKELKAAGIHLQPSATSCLTDISFNSYFFYGYLKLPPIMVDDSTKPKFLNMVAYEMCPDAPDDYAVTSYVCFLYELIDHAYDVKELRSKHILYNCLGSDEDVAKIFNEIGNDLVDPNAYKEVKTSIQKHYDKRVNTWIAEGLHEHFRSPWTIIAFIAAVLILLFTGVSTYYALPGKSSYRVSDLLRSSR; this is translated from the coding sequence ATGAGGAACATCGGAGAGAAAGAAGGCGGTCAACCAAGCAGGAACAATGGCGAAACTGGCCCCGAGCCTAAGCAGCATAGGATTGACATTGTTGAAATCAATCCTAGGGTGAAAAATTGGAATCGGTTAGtccaaaaagcaaaagaaaggaTTCAAtctcaaagtcaatggccaagGATACCAAAGGTTCCTCAGATGCTGAGGGGTACCCAGGATTTCAAGAAATTCTATGAACCGAGGGTAATTTCATTGGGTCCTTACCACCATGGCAATCCCCACCTTCGCCCAGGGGAAATGATCAAGCCTCTATGTGCCCAAAAATTCCTAGCTGATAGTAACCAGGACATCGATGCTTTGTACACAAAAATTGAAAGTAATATCGAGGCAGTGAAGAAGTGCTATGATTGGAGTAGTACAACCGAGTATGATGATGAGGCACTCGCCTGGATGATGCTTCTGGATGGGTGTTTTTTACTACAATTCATCCGCAGGACAGACGATATGAGTAAGGTTCTTAGAGCACACCAAATAGGTCTTGTGGGGCTGGACTTGTTCCTGCTTGAGAACCAACTTCCTTTTGGAGTCCTCAAGTTGATTTTTGAGGGAACAAGTTTACCAGTGGAAGAGACGATTAAAGAATTCGTCACTAACACCATAAGGCCAGACTGGTCGACATCAGAAATACAGCTGAAAGAGGAGAACAAAGAGCCCTCTCATCTCCTCGACCTTTTGCGAAGTGCTCTCCTAGGCAGGTATAAAAAGATTAGCAAGCAAGAACTGGAGAGTCAGCCGGAACAAGAGCAGGAAGCTGAAAACAAGGGAGAGTCGTCGTCGTCGTCTCGAGGAAGAGATGGGGGGTTCTGTTGCCCATGGAAAAAAGGCAAGCAACAAGGCAATTGGCCGTCTTTTCGGCACATCAAGGAGCTTAAAGCTGCCGGGATCCATCTCCAACCGAGTGCAACGAGTTGCTTGACAGACATTTCTTTCAATTCCTACTTCTTCTATGGCTACCTGAAACTTCCCCCAATAATGGTTGATGACTCCACGAAGCCCAAGTTCTTGAACATGGTAGCCTATGAAATGTGTCCAGATGCCCCAGATGACTATGCGGTCACTTCTTATGTATGCTTCCTTTACGAGCTCATTGATCATGCATACGATGTCAAGGAGCTGAGATCTAAGCACATTCTCTACAACTGTCTTGGCAGCGATGAAGATGTGGCCAAAATTTTCAACGAGATCGGCAATGACTTGGTAGATCCCAATGCTTATAAAGAAGTGAAAACTAGTATTCAAAAACACTACGACAAGAGAGTGAATACTTGGATAGCTGAAGGCCTTCACGAACATTTCAGGTCTCCATGGACTATCATCGCTTTCATTGCTGCTGTTTTGATACTACTTTTTACTGGGGTTTCGACCTACTACGCTCTTCCCGGTAAATCTTCTTACCGGGTTTCAGACCTACTTCGCTCTTCCCGCTAA